The sequence below is a genomic window from Desulfovibrionales bacterium.
GGGTTTCATTATTAAATAAAGAAGACTTCCAGGTGGACGTCTTAAACGCTAGAAAAGTCTTTGAATCGATATTGCAGCTTGGCGAAAAGGCCCCACCCAAGCTGAGAGAAGAGATGGTAAAGATTAACCAGGCCGTTTTGCAGAAGGACTTGGATATTGAAGCTGTGCTATCAAATCATCTTGATGAAACATTCCTTCAGGACACCGCGTATCAACTAAAAATAGATTCCGCTGTGCTTTCCTTTCTGGTTAGAACGGGCATTGAACCATCTATCAAGGCCTACGCCTCGGCGTATCTTCGAAATGTCAGGCAGTTTAAAGAACCTATACCCATAGATATCTGGTCTAAGGGCTATTGCCCGATCTGTGGCTCTGCGCCATGTATGGCCTTGTTTGGAAAAGATGGCGGCAAGAGATACGTTCTGTGCTCCTTCTGTGGTCACGAATGGCAGATACAACGTTTGATTTGTCCCTTCTGCGGGAATAACGACCACAAAACCTTGCGTTATTTCTTTGCGGATGGCAATGAAGACTACCGGGTGGATCTATGTGACCAGTGTCATCAGTATATTAAAACCGTAGATTCAAGGAATCTTGACTATGAGCCCGTGTTGGCGTTGGAAGATCTGGTAACCCTCCATCTGGATATTTTGGCCTCACAGCAAGGTTTTCAAAGGCCTGTGTCTTCCGTCTGGGCGCCCTGAGCGTTTACCCCGGCCCTTTCCACCTTTTAGACCCAATTAATGTTCATCCGGAAACTACCGTTTCCGGATGAACGCTTTTAGCCATCAGCCGTCAGCTCTCAGCATGAAACCGGTCCACCGTTCACCGTTTACCGAAAGAAAATGTCGGACAACGGTTAACGGATAACAAGCATGCTGATAGCTCATTCGAGATTTTTGGATTTCTGGATGAAAACTAAAATAGGAATAATATTTCCACACATTATGGATAAAAAATTACTCACAAAAAAGTAGAAATATTTTCCATTTTCCTGCCATTCCCCGCCACCTATTTTTATTAAATAAAATATAACATACTGATATAAATGAATATATTTGTTTCCACTCAAGGCATTGGTTAATTTCCGGCACAGATATTGCTTTATGCATAGCTGGCCTGCGGTTAATTTGAAAATTGATAAAAAGTTCACATAGTTATATTTGTCTTGCGCTTTTGCCGATGATAATTTAGTAAGTCTTTGTTTCTTACTTAGCGCTCATCCTGAAACAACCTAGAGGTGATAATAATCATGTGGAGAAGAGTCATTTTTGATTTGATGATAATTATGTGCGTGGGTATCTTTAGCGGTATTATAGTAAATGAGCTTCGGGCAGACGGGATTCCATTGTTACCCGCCCATATGGGTAGCAGTTTTCATCGTGAAATGGGTTTAAATGCATTCAAGAGAGAAAAATGTAAAAATTCCTGCTGCCTTATCTTTGACGCCCGTCCCCATGAGTTTTATGAGAAAGATCATTTAATGGGTGCGGTTAATTTCCCACCTGTGCAGTTCGACTTTTTTCACGGTCTTTATCTGGCTGATGCGCCTCCTGATGCCCCTATTTTTGTTTACGGCCGGACCATCAGCCGGGCCTGTGACCGGGAACTGGCCTATCTTTTGGCTTTAAAGGGGCATAAAAACGTGACCGTGATTTTCTAATGAGTTTTTAATATATGGCAAATGTCGAAAGGGATAAGAGATCACTCAGCAAACAGTCGATTCCTCAGCGGGGTATTATCATATTAATATTAAGACTGGGCCTGGGCGGATTGTTTATATATGCGAGCCTTAGTAAGATCCGGGACCCCATTCGATTTAAAAACATAGTTGCCAATTATGAGGTGCTGCCTTATTGGATGGTAAATATAACGGCGGCGGTATTACCTTGGATCGAGCTTTGGACAGGCGTCCTGGTTTTGATGGGTATCCTTGTCAGGGCCTGTATAGTCATGCAGGGTAGTTTGCTGGTATTATTCATCCTGGTTACCGGCCTTAACCTCGCCCGGGGCATGGAATTTTATTGCGGTTGTTTTGCTGAGGACACCATAGCCGGCGGCATAAGCTATTGGCATATCATGTTTAATGTGTTTTGGCTATTAATGGCCGGAGCCCTTTTTATTTTAGAAAGGAGGCGGGTTAGCCATCGTTTTCTCTTCAGCCCCAACCCTGCAAAGTGACATAAAGCCCAGTAGATGTCGGGCCGTACCTTATCTCCTTTGTATTCTTACTCTGTTATCCTGTCTGCTTTCCCAACCCAGCTTTGCCAGCCAATATCCTGCGGTTATCAAGGCCGGCGACTCTTTTCCGGATATCCCGCTGTCCGGTTCATTATCTTCGAATGACGAAAAATATCTTGGTCTTTTGGGTCGAAAGGCATTTTCATTAAGTGACATTCGGCCCAAGGTCTTATGGATAGAGGTTTTTAGTATCTATTGCGCCGTCTGTCAGAGACAGGCCGCCAAGTTTAACCGGTTGTATGAACTTGTCCAAAAGGATGATCTTATCAGCGGGAATATGAAAATGATCGGAATAGGGACAGGCAACAATGACAAGGAGGTCGCACACTTCAGGAAATACCATGATGTTATGTTTCCCCTTATTGCCGACCCTGATTTCAAGGTGCACGAAGCCTTAAAGAAGGCAAGGACTCCCCTGGTTATACTGCTCGATAAAAGATCACGCCCTTATAAGATATTGACCATATTAGACCCGGCCAGCCCGACCGAAACACTTATCAAAGATATCCGGGCCGAACTTCATAAGATAAACCCTGCGCATTAAATCAGAAAGTCATTCGTCGATTGGGGAGGCTTGGATTGTAGTTGTCCCTCTCGTTCCCAGGCGCTTCTTTTTCCATATGTCAATGAGAATCCTGTTATATCTCAATAAGATTTGTAATTTTTGTTGACACATAAACATACTTTTTCATATACTCACCGCTACAAATGAATCCATGTTCAAATAATAATTGAGCTGAAGGAGGATTAACAAAATGATTTCCCGTCGTGAATTACTAAAAGGTTTTGGTGCGGCAGCAGTCGGCCTGGCAGTTTCCAGGGTGGATGGCATGCTGTCCTGGGCATCTGAAGTCGGAGGCCATGGGCATCATGGCGCGGAGAAACTGGTTTCTCCGGAAGAGGCCCTAAAGCTTTTAAGGGCCGGCAATGAGCGTTTCGTGACCATGAAGAGAAAATCTGACCCCGGTGTTGGGCCGAAGGTACGTGAGAAACTCACCAAGGGCCAGTGGCCGTATGCGAGTATCCTTTGTTGCGCAGATTCCCGGACCCCTCCGGAGATTATCTTTGATGAAGGGCTGGGGCGTCTCTTTGTAGTGCGTGTGGCCGGTAATATGATAACCCCGGAGTTATTAGGCAGCCTGGAATACATCTCCCTCCATTCTACAAGCCGGCTCATCATGGTCATGGGGCATGAGTCTTGTGGTGCAGTGGGCGCTGCGGTGAAGGCGGCCGAACATCCCGGCCCTGCGGAAACTCCGGCCCTCGGCGACATTGTTAAGCGCCTTATGCCTGCGGTCATGGAAGCCAAAAAGACGGGGGCGCATGGTAAAGATCTGGTAGAGGCCGCGGCTAAAGAGAACGTGCGCATGACGGTCAAACAGATTGCAGAAGAGAGCCATGCCCTGGCCGAGATGCAAAAGAAGGGCGAGCTCAAGATCGTGGGGGCCTATTATTCATTGGCTACCGGGAAGATCGATTTCTGGACATAGCCATTTCACATCGCAGTAAGCTTTAAAAGGTGAAAGGAGAACTGAGGGTGAAAAGAGCAGCGACTATAGGATTCTTCTTATTATTTTTCTTATGTATGACATGTGCTTCTGTATTCAGCGAGACCCTCGAAGAGCGGTTGAACCGTCTCGAGAAAGAGATCCAAGGCCTGAAGACCCAGGCGGCGCAAAGAGAGGCTGAGCTGGCTGAAATTAAGGCCGCGGCTAAGGCCGCTCCGCCCGCTGTGGCCGCTCCGGCAAAACCTGTCGAAGGTGATGTCTGGACCAAGTACAATATGCGGCTCTATGGCCGGG
It includes:
- a CDS encoding carbonic anhydrase, translated to MISRRELLKGFGAAAVGLAVSRVDGMLSWASEVGGHGHHGAEKLVSPEEALKLLRAGNERFVTMKRKSDPGVGPKVREKLTKGQWPYASILCCADSRTPPEIIFDEGLGRLFVVRVAGNMITPELLGSLEYISLHSTSRLIMVMGHESCGAVGAAVKAAEHPGPAETPALGDIVKRLMPAVMEAKKTGAHGKDLVEAAAKENVRMTVKQIAEESHALAEMQKKGELKIVGAYYSLATGKIDFWT
- a CDS encoding TlpA disulfide reductase family protein — encoded protein: MKAGDSFPDIPLSGSLSSNDEKYLGLLGRKAFSLSDIRPKVLWIEVFSIYCAVCQRQAAKFNRLYELVQKDDLISGNMKMIGIGTGNNDKEVAHFRKYHDVMFPLIADPDFKVHEALKKARTPLVILLDKRSRPYKILTILDPASPTETLIKDIRAELHKINPAH
- a CDS encoding formate dehydrogenase accessory protein FdhE, whose product is MDNGLSQIKERIALFREKMPVYRQVLDFYEGIREAQNEIKTTVDIPPVEIERKLKNNKFREGVSLLNKEDFQVDVLNARKVFESILQLGEKAPPKLREEMVKINQAVLQKDLDIEAVLSNHLDETFLQDTAYQLKIDSAVLSFLVRTGIEPSIKAYASAYLRNVRQFKEPIPIDIWSKGYCPICGSAPCMALFGKDGGKRYVLCSFCGHEWQIQRLICPFCGNNDHKTLRYFFADGNEDYRVDLCDQCHQYIKTVDSRNLDYEPVLALEDLVTLHLDILASQQGFQRPVSSVWAP
- a CDS encoding rhodanese-like domain-containing protein, producing MWRRVIFDLMIIMCVGIFSGIIVNELRADGIPLLPAHMGSSFHREMGLNAFKREKCKNSCCLIFDARPHEFYEKDHLMGAVNFPPVQFDFFHGLYLADAPPDAPIFVYGRTISRACDRELAYLLALKGHKNVTVIF
- a CDS encoding DoxX family membrane protein, whose amino-acid sequence is MANVERDKRSLSKQSIPQRGIIILILRLGLGGLFIYASLSKIRDPIRFKNIVANYEVLPYWMVNITAAVLPWIELWTGVLVLMGILVRACIVMQGSLLVLFILVTGLNLARGMEFYCGCFAEDTIAGGISYWHIMFNVFWLLMAGALFILERRRVSHRFLFSPNPAK